The Vicugna pacos chromosome 2, VicPac4, whole genome shotgun sequence sequence ctatactttaattaaaaaaaaactattagaactaaaatAAGTTCAACAAGAttgcaaagaagataaacaatgactaatatacacatgaaaagatgctcagtatcattaggtatcaaagaaatgcaaattaaaaccataatggcATATTGCTTTATTCCCAATAAGAAGGCTAGAATGAAAGTCAGATGATATgaagtgttagcaaggatgtggagaaattggagcccttATACACTGCTgagggaaatataaaatggtttaGCTAGCCTAGAATGCCTCAAAAGTCTACacatagttaccatatgatgcagcaccTATGTGTACACCCAAGAGAAAATATGTCTaccaaaaacttgtacatgaatgtttgtaTATTCATGACAGCCATAAGTgtaaacaacccaagtgtccatcaactgatgaatggataaataaaatgtggtataaccATACAATGGAAAGTtatgtagaaaaaaaatgaaatcctgaCACATgatataacatggatgaaccttgaaaacactaggctaagtaaaaaaaaaaaacaaaaataaaacacaaggaACCACATAGtacatgattctatttatatgaaatgtccaaaataggcaaatctataagAGATTAGTGCAATCTATAGTGGCTGTCTAGGGCTGGGGCATATGGGGCATTGAAGGGTGACAGCTAAGGGGTATGGTTCTTCTTTttagagtgatgaaaatgttctaaattgtagtaatggttgcacaattctATGAACATACCTAAagtcattgaattgtacactttaagtgggtgaaATATTCTATGGTAGTGTCAGTtgagggaggctgatgtggggttctaggaggtgagcggcccaaacGAAAAAATGCACAAGGAGTTGCCACATTGCCAGACAGACTTCAGCCAGAGACACCAcggggttaacaacactttactgccacagggaggtgcgcgCCTATGATGCACCcgtcctgcttttatctgttttcctGTCAGCACATGCGcagtctgagtttctttgttcattaggcttacagaatatctctaacACATGcatacttctattttctctgttctaaatcttatataattgacgcctgcgtggagcaattatttactgcatactacaaacatgctctgtagtcgaggccttgggtcccacagccttaacttatctcaaggctctggccgtggccttgggtcccacggccttaactcgtctcaaggccagctcacatTCCACCCCCTAGGTCGTGGGGACCCTAGCCCATAGGGCAGAGCATTGTGCCCCAAAACCACAACAACAATACAGAGTACAGCATCCTACCAATACACAGGCAGCTACAAAAGCCAGGACAGTTAGGCTCCATCTCCAGGAGGGCATCAAGGATGACCACCAATTTTTAAGGGGGTCTTGAGTTACATAATCTATGCAATCCAATTCCTGACCTATTTCATGCAGTGCCTTAGCTACTTCCTTCTGGTGACCTGGTATATAGATACAACATTCAATATGTAACATAGCACATGTGCCACCCTGGCTTGCAGTGAGATTATCTAATGCCATTCTATTTTGTAAGACCACCTTTCACATCTGGATAGTCTCATCTAACAATTCCTCTATAGCTCTCCTAGTAACATTCAGCACAGCTGATATGTGCTGAGCCAAGGCTTCTACCTGCAATTCGACACTGATGGTCCCAGCACCAGGCAGGAACAGGGCCATAGGATAAAACCATCAAGCTGCACGCTTTCCCTGGTGCCACCGGGTGTGCAGTGGGTCCCAGTTTGTGGGGCGCTCTGTTAAAGTGGGCCGGATATGTCCAGGCAATTAAGCTCTACCCCAAGTACAGCACCCTGTCCATTTAGCCGGGAGATAAGACCATCTGTGGGTGCCACATACCCACAGGTACCCTGGTGGCAAGAAATTGGTGGGTTTTGTGCCAATTTAAGGTCGTCCATCCCACCAGGTGGAGGCATTTATATTATAAGTAATTTTGGCACATAGCTCTTCTGGGAGCCACCCCACTATGCAGTTTGGAGCCTCGTGTTCAAACCACTGCTCAATATAGAGGGGGCTTTAATTTCTCACTTTTACATGAACACTATTCATCCATCCCCACTCATTCCACACAGTCCTTCCAACTGGGGAGTGGGGGGCATTGCGCCACTCACGTCGGAGTATCTCTTCAATAGTCTGCCGCTGCAAGTCCCAGGGCGATCTCGCTGTCCTGTTGGCATTCCATCAAATCAAGGTGCTCCAATTAGCTCTGGACGCGGGGTGGTGGTGCCACATCAGTCCATCTCCTGCGTCTACGGGAAGTTCAGTACAGACCCAACAGTGAGAGACGTTATGGACTCGCGTGAATGTGTGTGCTCAGGAGAACATGGTATTTGCTGTTAACCTGGACGGAAGGACAGAGCAGAGGTGGACACCATGATTAGCAAATCTCTCCCTTCTGGGAGGATGCAAGCCACTTTCTCATCCTGTGAGAGTACAGTGGCAGGAAGGGCTATTCGTCCTGGGCAGTGGTACCACACCAGCCTGCCCACACTAGGTTGGTTACACTCTGGGAGAGCTTCAGGAGCTATCACTGGAATTGCCCAAAGCCGTAGTGCTTCTGCTCCTTTAAGTAGGGACACTTCTGTTTTCCTTAGAGTACCCTGCACATCAAAAGGCCATTCCCCCACTCGTGGGGTTACCTGCAGGGCTTTCTCTAGCCCATCACCTCATGGTTCCAAAAGGGCTAGCCAGGGGCCTTCAGTCTGGACCTGACTCTTCCATGTCCAGGTGTCCTGTTTTCCCAAGTTCAACACCCTGGGGGCGTGTAATACTAACATGTGCCCCGCTATTGAGACATCGGAGGCATTCTGCACAGGCCTAACTCTGAGCCTCCGAATAGTCCCTTGCAATAACTTTTCCAGTGGGCTCATACCTGTACGGCGAGGTTGTTCATTCAAAAGACGTACCGCCTGTGGCAAGACACTGTTCCAGCCTCGCCCTTGTGGTTTGAGAGCCCTCAGTTTGTCCTTCAATAGGCCATTGTACCGTTCAATCATTCCTGCTGCTTGAGGATGGTAAGGCACATGCAATATCTAGTTAATGTCATTTTCCTTGGCCCATTCCTGGGTCTGTTGGGCAGTAAAAGGGGTCCCTCTATCACTTTGTATTTCTAAGGGAGTCCCATAAAAGGCCCATAAAACTTCCAGTGCTCTAATAGTAGAGTCTGGTGTAGCTCGGGGCACATGATAAGCAAAACCTAGACCAGTAGCGGTGTCTACCGCTGTCAGCAGGTACTGCAAGCCTGTACTAGAAGCAAAGGGGCCTTCATAATCTATTTGCCATACCTGCAATGGCTGAATTCCCCATGCAATCTTCCCCATCTGTTGGGGCCATCACCGCCGGTGTGGGTGGTGCTTAGCACACCATGGACACTGCCACACGGCATCTTTGGCTTCACTATGGCTCAGGTGCAGGCCCCACCAGTCGGCTGCCTGTCTCATTGTGTATGAGCCAACATGACCAAGTTTCTTATGGAGCCAGAGACCTATGTCGGGTCCTAGAACCACGGCCTGTATAGGGCGAAGTTGGGCTAGTGCGTCAGCAGCACCATTGCCTGTGCCAGGGCCAGGCAGTGCCCTGGTACGTGGTAAACAGTATACTGACCTTCTTGGCCTTTATCCCATAACTGTTTCCACATCTGTTGTCCCCATAGGGGCCAGTGCCCAGTCATCCAGTCTTGCAGGGCCCATTGGAGTATCCACAATGTAAGGCCTCGATATACGGCCCAACTATCTGTACAAATCTGCAAAAGGCTAGGTCCATTCATCAACACCAGCCATACTGCCCGTAACTCAGCCCATTGACTGGATTGGCCTTCTCCGGTCTCATACCAGAAGGCTTCAGTGGCAGGGTGCAGTGCTACTGCAACCCAAGTGGGCGGACTGCCCTTACAAGATCCATCTGTATACCAAGCAGTTCCCAGGGGTGGCCCTTTCCCTTCACGAAAGGGACTGGGCACAGGGTCCACCTCTTGTTGAGGGAGTGTCTGTACATCAGGTGCAACAAATCTCACAGGCCCTAacacctgctgcagctctgcagcCAAGGGGCTAGCGGTGTACTGGACTCTATGTTCCAAATAAGCACCCCACTTTGTCAGAGTTGGGGGTTTGGGTAGTTCCCGATCGGGGTTGCTTTGCCCATGTCTGTACCCATCCTGCAATAGGGTATGTAGTCTGCACTTGGACCTCTTGCCTCCCCGTCAGTGGCAATCAAGGATGCATAAGTTGCTAGCAACCGTTTCTTAATCAGAGAATAATGACAGCCCCTTTCCACAACTGAGACCAGAATCCTATGGGCACTTTCCGCTGCCCATGTTTCTGCCATAAGCCCCCGCCATACCCATCATTGTCCACATGGACAGTCAACCAGAAAGGGAGGTCTGGATCTTATAGTACACAGTGCTTGTGCTTGGGCCACTGCCTTCTTAGTTTCAACAAATGCACATTCAGTCTCATCAGACCAGTTCTAGACTTCTACCTTTTTAGTCAGCTTATATAGGGGTTTAGCTATTTGGGCCAAATGAGGAATAAACACCCGCCAGTAtcccagaagacctaaataagtctGTAACTGTTTAACCATCTTGGGGTGGGAATATGCCTGGATTTTGTCTGTTACTGCTTCAGGCAGCACTTTTGTCTTACCCGACCAGACAACACCCAAGAATTTGACAGAATATCCAGGTCCTGGCACTTTGTCCTCGTTCACGGCCCACCCCCAGCCTTCCAGGGCTTCTCGCAGTGCTGTGGCACTGGTTTTcaaatctgaaagagaatcagaggttAGCATTATGTCATCAATATAATGGAACAAACAAACAGTATCCAGTTTGCTCCATGTAGCCAGATCCTGGGCCACCAGGCCGTGGCACAGTCTGCGGCAACACAACAAATGTCCATTGTCTGCCTTCCCAGGTGAAGGCAAACTGTTCTTGGCTCTCAGGGGCTATGTCTATCAAGAAGAATGCATTAGCCAGGTCAACCACATAGTGACAAGTACCCAGTTCATGGGACAATCGGTCCATCAAATGTTATATTCGGCACAGCTGCATGCAGTGGGGGAGTGACTTTATTCAATTCCCGATAGTCCACTGTCATCCTCCAGGAGCCATCTGGCTTCCGCACCTGCCATACTGGAGAGTTATATGGGCTATGTGTAGCCCGAATTATGCCGGCTTCCTCAAGCTTCAGAATagtctgtcctatttcctcatgACCTCTGGGCAATTGATATTGCTGGACATTCACCACTCTTGTGGCCTGTGGCAAAATCAAAGGTGCGTGATGAGGGTGTCCCCGTATAACTGTTTTCACCATGAACTCTCAGGTGAAATTCCCCTTGAGTCATCTGTATTTGCAATCCTTGCAAAATGTCTATCCCCAGAACGTACTCAGCTACTGGGGAGATATGCAGTTCATACGCAGCAGGGGGCAGATGGCTAATGCCCCAAATCAGAGTCACTCATTAAACACACATTTGCTTGTTTCCATATCCTTCTATATCAACCCATGGTCCCTGAAAACACTCTGGATTTCCATGCACCAATGTAATTTCAGCTCCTGTGTCTACTAGTGCCAGCACTTGCTGCTTATTCATGGGGGGCCAGTGGATAGTCAGTTCAACATGTGGCCTCTGGTCATCGGGGTGCCCCACGTCCTGAACACCTTGGCCTTCCTCCTAGTCCGGGAGGAAATCAGCAAAGGCCACCTCTCAGGCCCGATGGGAGGTTGGCAATGGAGTATATTGCTGCTCAGGCCGTAACTTCTTCCATAAGGCCATCAGCACCCCCAGTGGCTGGCCATCTAATTTTACACGGTCCAGGCCAGCTGCCAGTAAATCGCACCATATCTGTCGGCGATCTAGCTTTTGGGGCCCTCCCAAAATTGGAGCATTCCCCTTTTTCCTCCTCTGCGTGGACTTCCCTTTCTGAGTCACTGCATGGAAGGAGGGGGTCTtggactcaccttgagtctttGCAGCACGTACCCCCTTTCGGCACACCTCTATGTCCCCCAGATGAGCCAGAGCCTCAGTTACTTCATGTATGGGGCGGTCTACATACGGTGCTAGTAGCGCCGCCATAGTCCCAAACGTTCCCATTGGGCCATTAGCCAAAATCAAATCTTTCATTCGAGCTGTAAGGAGCTCATCATCCGGactatggaaatgcaaagaaaacatcATCTGGCGCATGCCCATTTCCCGGACAACTTGCGCTAAGTCCAAATACGTGGTCCATTTACTCACGTGTTTAGGCAAATCCCCTGCACTTTCCCACACAGTACGTACAGCAGCCATTAACCAACTTATCAGCGTATGGTTGCCAGCATCAGCATTTGAGTGGGGAACAGTTTGCAGCCTCTGCCGCAGTGAGGGGACAGTTGTTATGCTGGCCAGCTGGCCCATCTCCTTTGGAGTTAGCGCGGTCTGGTCAGCCCCATCATCCCAAAGGCGCAGTAACCATGCGGGGATTGACTCACCCATACGCTGCTTGCATTGCCTTGCCAGGTCTCTCAATTCTATTGATGTGTAGGACGTATAGGTGGTTTGCCGTGTCACTCGCCATGGCCCCGCAGGAATTCCCCCCTGAGCCGTAGGCTCCTCCACTTCCACCTGTTGCTTCATCATGGGCCATAGACGTAGTGGAATGGGGCTAGGGGCCGGGCTTATCACTCTCGGAGATGGTGGGACCGGAGCTACACAGGCATAGCTGCTCTCAGAGGCGGCGGGGCTAGGACCATGCAGACACCTTTCTGCTGTGCTGGGTCTCTGCTTAAGCTCCTCTTCTCTGCACTGCAACTCCTCCACTTGCATCTGTAAATCTCTCATGTCTTGGCTAGCATGCCGTAAAACAGATAAGAACATCCAGGCTACCCTCCCGGCTGCCTCTCGGTGGGCTAATGGGACTTTATTTTCTAACAGCTCCAACGCCCTCTGGATGTCATCTGGCCGGGGCGCCACTGTGTCCCAATCCTCAGGCTGAGCCCACGTCAGCAAATAGGCTGCCACCGGGTACCATACAGAGGTAGGGGGCCACTTTGCTTCCATCAGAGCATCCCTGTCAGGGGCAGGGGGTTCAGAGGGGGAACTCACCTCATCCTGCTCACAGCGCCAAGTGTCAGCTGAGGGAGGCTGACGTGGTgttctaggaggtgagcggcccCAATGAAAAAATGCACAAGGAGTTGCCATACCGCCAGACAGACTTCAGCCAGAGACACCAcggggttaacaacactttattgccacagggaggtgcgcgCCTATGATGCACCCGTCctgcttttatctattttctgtcagcacatgcgcagtctgagtttctttgttcattaggcttacagaacatctctagcacatgcgtacttctattttctttgttctaaatcttatataattgacgcCTGCGTGGAGCAATAATTTACTGCATACTACGAACATGCTCTGTAGttgtggccttgggtcccacggccttaactcatctcaaggccagctcacagAGGGTATaggaggaaacagagaaagacagaatatTGAAGTGAAAGATAATCTCAAGGCTCTTAGTTTAGGGAAGTTGGCCTTGCTCACTGTGGTAGAAAAGCTGATTCCAGCAAGAATTGAGTCCAGCTTGTGACAGGACATCATGCAGTATTAGGCTGAGCACAAGCTCAGAGGAAGACAGCTAGCATTTCTTAGCTTTATTTGTCTTGTtgttttgttactgttgttgttaTTGTAAGAGACAAGAGTGGAGCTATCCGGTTGGATTTCTTGCGTGTGCTGACAACAACTAACCCACAGGAAGTGTCTTGGACCTTATCCAAGGAAAGAGATTGTTAGATGGCATGTTTGTCacatgaagattttttaaaaatcactttttgaaGAAAGTTTGAAATATCCATGGAAGAAAAAATTGAGCACCGGATTTTCTCTGAAAACCAATTTGTCAGAAAAGACGTGATTAGCATGCATTTTATATTAGCACATGAGTGCTCTCTCTTTATGAATGAGTTTTAGCAAAAAGTACATCTTGACCCCTCCCTCGTTCCACTCTCAGTCATCTTTAGTAGCGGCTTGATCAAAAGACAAGGAAAGCAAACCACCTGAAATACTTCAGACCGGTACTCCCACCTTCACCAGCACAGCTACAAgataagcatttttttaaacatttttttattgatttataatcattttacaatgttgtgtcaaattccagtgttcagcacaatttttcagtcattcatggacatatacacactcattgtcacatttttttctctgtgagttatcataacattttgtgtatatttccctgtgctatacagtgtaatcttgttaagATAAGCATTTTGAATTCAGCCAATAAATCAACTGTGGGTTATTAACAGCACCTCCTTCACTTTGTTAGTGTGGACAATAGTCAGCTGACTAGTGGAATATGGAGAGCCACAAAGAAGTGGACCTTTTTTAATGCAGGTTTATCAATTAACCAGACGGTTTTCTACAGATGAATAGGAGAAAGCAGGTTTACACTGACTGTATAGTGTAATTTCGGTGGGATTCAGTAGATGGCATAAAAGAGCTTCCCCGCCCCCCTCTGCAACGTTAAATGTGGTtaccaaataaatatttgaggAAGTACTTGATTTTCCTACAGACTGCCAGCATGACAGAAGGACAGGTCATCTCGGTAAGTGATATCTTTTTaaactacaaaagaaaataatagtatTACTAGTTATTAGACACAAAAATCTCACAAGTTTCTATGATTAAGTTCTGGGTGTTTTTCTAAGTGGCTTATTTCTGATGTGTACTCAGTGTGGTTCGAACTAGCATTTGTTTATCAGCTCCTTGTcctaagtcagagaaagggttttttttgtgtgtttttctcttgAATGGACCTCATCTCATGCGTGACTTGCTTTTGAGAGACATATTTGGGTTGGCAGATGAATTTTGGGTCATAAGTGTCTCCTCAAAGGTTTCTTACAGAGATGCTAGTTGTTGATCTCAGGTGGCATTGCTCTTCATCCAGTCCTCTCCCTTAGTCTCTTGGCCATGAGGATGCCGAGGACAATGGGATGTAGGTAAATTACTCCTGGAGTCAGTGCTGCTGAACACCACCTTTGTTTTTAGGGGCAGGTTCATTTGAGTTTTTTCTCTGGGCTGTTCCCGTGAgctattcttttctgttttctcaaacCACTGAAAATGCTCTGGGTTGCTCTACCAGTCAGGTGGCATGGTAGGCTTTGAAAATGTTTCCCAGGCTACACCCAGTTTGATTCAAAGAGTTGAAAGTGAGTGCAACTTTACAACAGAAAGCAAATGTTCACAAAACCACAGAGGAAACAAAGCAGAAAAGCTCCTGAGCTGGTTCTGATCCTTTCAGCCTGTGGTTAATAGCTAGTTGGTGCAAagaagacactcagtaaatatttgcaggACTGAACTTAATGGCCAGATTGATTGCATGAGTATTGGCCATTAAGACAAGTCAAAGTCCTGACCTGATGCTCCCGAAGTCTCCAAACAGAGGCAATTCACCTGTATTGGTGCATTGAATCATATGAGGTGAGGCTAAACCTATCATAATCATAAACATTTACATAAACCCACCAGAAATACTTTTATACTTTCAAATTAAAACATCCTTTTACTGACCACGTTTGCAAATTAATAATTCTACTTGGTAGTAAAACAGTTTTGAGGCTCTACTATAGTTGAGATTTAGTGCTGATCATAGGACTTTCAcagaaaatactgatttttcactGATCTAGCAAGTTTGGTATATACAATTTATAGCTCCTGTAAGTACCTAAAAATCAGTTCCTCGTGTGTATGACACTTTGACTTCTTAATTACAGAAATAATGATAGTTTCATAAACTGAGTGCTTCCAATAAGGACTCTAAATGAAAGGGCAAGATGGAGGTTGGGCAAATGGGAGATATTTGAGTCAATGATTTCAGCTAGATAGAAAACGGAAGCCATGCTTTCATTAAATGCTTGAAGACAGgcagttttaaaatgtaaatctgtTGTGCTGGTTGCTTTTGGTAAGGAAACAGGAACAACGTCCATCTTGCTTGTGGTGGTTTCACTGTGTGTTAAGCACTCATGTTCATGCATGGAGTCCTATCTCTGCCCCTTGTCTCTCTGGACACTCTCTGTGCCCCATGCCTGACGATGCTGACCATGGCTTCCTTGAACTCTAGAGTTGGGTGGAAGGTAGAAAGATCCCCAGATTTTGATTCTGGCTTAGGAATAAGTAGGGAACCCCACTGGAACCAAGCCCAAACTGCTTTTACTTCAATTGACGTTTTACGGCATAGTTCTGTTTTGAGATGTTAGGCATTGGCTCAGGTATGTTATCTGGATTTGAATTTGGATTCTCATTGAAACATTTCTCATCATATGAGTAGCTCTTTCAGGAATCTGGAGAGGAAGACTTGGGACATTTCTGGGTCTTTTTTCTAAATACAATCAATGAGATAAAAATGCCACCCTTACTTTTAACATTCATTGTAATGTCTGTGTCCCTTTCTCTGCACAGAGTCTTCATGAGTGGTGATGGAGGGGCATCCCGACCCTCTTCTATGTTTGAAGAAGTCAGGACCACCAAGGCATCATCGGGCACCTCTGTGAAAGGGTAAGTCCAAGCAATGTCCCCGAAACCAGATAAATTTGCATACTGAGGAAATTTTGCAACCCAGGgttgtttctgagatgaattATGTAGGTTCTTCTGTGCTTGTT is a genomic window containing:
- the LOC140687714 gene encoding uncharacterized protein, which gives rise to MATPCAFFHWGRSPPRTPRQPPSADTWRCEQDEVSSPSEPPAPDRDALMEAKWPPTSVWYPVAAYLLTWAQPEDWDTVAPRPDDIQRALELLENKVPLAHREAAGRVAWMFLSVLRHASQDMRDLQMQVEELQCREEELKQRPSTAERCLHGPSPAASESSYACVAPVPPSPRVISPAPSPIPLRLWPMMKQQVEVEEPTAQGGIPAGPWRVTRQTTYTSYTSIELRDLARQCKQRMGESIPAWLLRLWDDGADQTALTPKEMGQLASITTVPSLRQRLQTVPHSNADAGNHTLISWLMAAVRTVWESAGDLPKHVSKWTTYLDLAQVVREMGMRQMMFSLHFHSPDDELLTARMKDLILANGPMGTFGTMAALLAPYVDRPIHEVTEALAHLGDIEVCRKGVRAAKTQGESKTPSFHAVTQKGKSTQRRKKGNAPILGGPQKLDRRQIWCDLLAAGLDRVKLDGQPLGVLMALWKKLRPEQQYTPLPTSHRA